Within the Hyalangium gracile genome, the region CCCAGAGCTGTTCCGGGTGTTCTCGCAGATCCACGTCAGCGTGGACGGAGCGACGGCGCGCGTCCACGAGGCCATCCGCGGCCGGGTCGGCGGCTTCGAGCGCGCCATGCGAGCGCTCACCCTCCTGGACGCCGCGGCGCGCGAGGAGCGGGAGCGCACCGGCAGGTCCGTCACCTTCGGCGTGGACTGCGTGGTGGTGCGCAGCAACCTCCACCAGCTGGAGGCGTTCTGCACGGACCTGGTGCCGCGCTTCCCGGAGCTGAAGTTCCTCTTCTTCGGGGTGGCCATCCCCTCGGGGCTGGCGAGCCGGCAGGGCTTCGCCGAGCGCGAGCTGCTGACGGAGGAGCAGCGGCAGCGGCTGATGAACCCGGACTTCGTGGGGCACCTGCGCTCGCTCGTCCCGCCCTCGGTGCGCATCCGCGTGTCCGACGGCATGGCGCTGCAGATGCACCCGGAGCACCTGGCCCGCGGCCGGGCGGCCCGCTACTCGATGCAGGTGGAGCCCGACGGCGCCGTGCGCGGCATGGCCATCTACGAGGGCACCGTGGGCAGCCTGCTGGAGGAGCCCGCGCAGGTGCTCTGGGAGCGAGTGCTCGCGCGGCCGCATGATCCGTTCGTGGCGGAGACCTTGAGCCCCGTGCGCACGCGGCAGGAGTGGGCGGAGGCGGTGCGCCGCATCGACTACCACTTCGGCACCGAGGAGGTGCGCGCCCGGATCGACCGCCGGCCGGAGTTCCCCACCCCGCGCCCGCCCATCACCGTGCTGGAGCCGGCCGTGGACTGGGCCAAGACGTCGGAGCTGCCCTCGGTGGAGCCGGAGCACCCCGCCCTGGAGGCCTCGGGGCTGGAGTCGAAGCTGGAGTTGGAGCGCCCGTCGCTGACGTGAGGCCGCAGGCGCTCCCCTGCCCTCACTCCGGGGGCAGGGTGATGGTGATGAGCGTGCCCACGCCGGGCTGACTCTCGGTGCGCAGCGTGCCGCCCAGGCTGGTGATGATGGCGTGGCTCACCGACAGCCCCATGCCCAGGGCGTTGGGGCGCGTGGTGAAGAAGGGCTCGAAGATGCGCGCCATCACCTCGGGCGTCATCCCCACGCCGGTGTCCTGCACCTCGACGATGATCTCCCCGGCGGGGCTGGCGCGGGTGCTCACGCGCAGCACGTTGCGCGCCGCGTCCCGGTCGGACATGGCCTGCACGGCGTTGAGCAGCACGTTGAGGAACACCTGGCCCAGTCGCGCCTCGTCCGCCTCCACCAGCGGCACGGGCTGGAAGTCCTTCTCCAGGCGGGCGCGGTGGCGCAAGTCGTTGCGCACCAGCTTCAGGCTGTCCTCCAGCACCTGCTGCACGTCCACCCAGGCGCGGTGGGTGGGGGGCTCGCGCACCAGCAGGTGCAGATCCTGGACGATGACGCGCAGCCGGTCCGCGCCGTCCCAGGACTCGGTGAGCGCCTCCAGCACCTCGTCGAACTCCTCCAGCGTCTCCTCGCGCCGCTCGGTGCGCAGCGCCTGGCGCAGCCGGTTGATCTCCTCGCGAGCGAAGGAGAGGTTGGCCATGAGGTAGGCCAGGGGGTTGTTCATCTCGTGGCCCACCCGGGCGGCCAGCGAGCCCAGGGCGGCCATGCGATCGGCGTGGAGCAGGCGCGCCTCCATCTGCTTGCGCGCCGTCACGTCCTTGGCGAACACGCGGATGACGCCGGCCTCCTCCATGGAGAAGACCACCAGCTCCCAGTGCTGCTTGGCGACCTCCACCACGGGCGGGGAGCTGCCGGACTCCTCGCGCTGGAGCCACGCCTGCGCGGCGCCCACCAGCGGGTGCTGCGAGCCGAGCACCATCAGGTCCGGGAAGGCCTTGTGCGCGGCGGGGTTGGCGTAGTGCAGGGTGCCGTTCTGCCCCAGCTCCAGCATGGGCTCGGGGTGGAGCAGCGGGAAGGAGGCCAGCCGGTACAGCTCCGTCTCCAGGGCGTGCTGCTCGGTGATGTCGCGCACCAGCAGGACGGTGCCCGGGGCGGGCTCGCCAGGCGCCGCGGACAGGGGCGAGGCCTCGGCGGCGTACAGTCGCGAGTCCCCGCCCGTCTCCAGGCGGTACTCGGCCCGGCCGGCGATGCCGTGGTGGCGCGCCTCGCGGGCGAGCGCCTGCAGCGGGGCGGCCGCCTCGGCGGGCAGCACCTGCATCAGCGTCTGGCCCTCCCGGCCGTGGAAGTCCTGTCCGAAGACGGCGCCCGCGGAGGCGCACAGGCGCAGGAAGCGCTCCTCGCGATCCAGCTCCGCCGCCAGGAACTCGGCGCGCTGGGCCTGCAGCGCCGGGGGCCGCTGGGCCTGCGTGGCCAGCGCGAAGCCATCGATCATGAAGAGGCCGAGCAGCGGCTGCAGCCCCTCCTGGGTGAGCCCGGTGAGCGCGGCCACCATGCTGGCCGCATCCGCCTCCGACAGCCGCCGGGTGAGGATGATGCCGTCCGAGAGGGTGGGCTCGGTGTAGCCGAAGGTGGTGAGCAGGTGCTCGGAGGCGCCCACGCGCTGGGCCAGGCCGGCGCGCACGGTGACTTCGTCCGGGTGGGTGGTGAACAGCGAGGTGACGTCCGCCTCGCCATGGAGCACGGCGAGCAGGGCGTTGCGGTAGCTGCCCACGAAGCGCTGCTCGGCGAAGACGTCCTCGAGCACCAGGCCCCGGGCCTCCAGGTGGCGGCGGGCCAGCAGGTAGCCGCCGGTGGACAGCGGCGCCACCCAGGCGGCGCGAGTGCCCTTCAGCGACTCCAGGGTGACGGGCTTGTCGGCCCGGCAGATGAGGGCGGCGTGGTAGTACAGGCGCCCGGCCCGGACGGCGCGCAGCACCGCGTGGGCCTGGGGCTCGAAGGCGTTGCACTGCTCGGCGGTGGCCCAGGCCATGTCCACGCGGCCCGCGGCCAGCTCCTGCTCCACCATCTCGTAGGTGCGCGCCACCTCGACCACGATGGGACGGCCGGCTCTCTGGGAGAGCAATCTCCCGAAGAACTCGATCCTCACGTGCTCCTTGACCTCACCCAGGGAGGGATAGATGAGGAATCGGATGGGAGGACTCAGCGATGACAAACCGTTCTCCTGCCCCAGGGTCTCCCGCGGACCCGACGCTGCAATTATCGGAGCATGCCGAACGTCCCGCCGCGAATACACGATGATCTCGGCTCCCCGACTCAACCTGCTTCACCCGGAGCGTAATACCAGGGGCTGAGAAGAAGTCACGGTTGACCCCGCTGGGGCCGATTTCACCATCGGGTGACGCCTTGGGGGGTGGGATGTACCCCGGTCTTCCCAGGGGCTCAGTGGAGCTTGGGAGTGCGTGCTCCGGCCTCGCGCGCCACGCGGGGCTTGGGCGTCACCATGCGGGCGATGCCGTAGAAGAGTTGATCCTCGGTGTAGACCTTTCTCACGCGCGAGTGACCTGGGACATAGGAAGAGCCGGGGCGCTCCAGCCACTGGAGCACCCGCACCTCGCCGCGGTGGGCGAAGGCGGCCTTGAGCTCGGGGGGACACTCCTTGAGGTAGCGGCGCACCAGGGGCCGGAGGCGACGGGCGAAGTACTTGCCCAGCACGTCGTGCCGCCGCCCGGCGTGCAGCGTCCCGTCGAAGCGGCGCGAGCAGTGGAACAGCTCGTGGATGACGGTCTCGATGCGGGCCTTGGCGGTGGAGCCGCGGAAGAAGAGCGGGCGCAGGGTGATGCAGTAGAGCATCCGCCGGCCGCGGATGCGGATGACGGGCTTGCGGCGGCCGGTCCGGTCCGTGCTCTTGCCGCCGCGGAAGCACAGGGGCTTGACGGTGCCGCGCGAGGCCCGACGCGCTTCTCCGGCCACCACGAGGATGCGGCTGGCCCTCACGTGGCCGAACTCCGGCATACGGGTGGCGATGTCGCGGATGAGGGCGCGGAGCGCCTTGTTGAAGTTGGGGCGGCGTGGGGCCACGAGTGGTGGACAGTCTAGCGGAAATCCTCTTGGGAGCAGCCCGCCAGCCCCTCACAATGTTGGCCTGTGAAGCCCTCTACCCTCTCCAAGACCCTGGTCCCCGCCCTGCTGGGCGCTCTCTGGCTCGGCTGTGCCTCGGCCCCCGCTCGGCCGGAGACGCCCCCCGCCCTCACCCTCCAGGAGGCCACCGTGCCCACCCAGGGGCTGACGGAGGCCACCGTCCGCTACGCCGGCCAGGTGGTGAGCCCCGTGCCCGGCGTCATCGAGAAGGCCGACTACGAGCTCGTCTCCGACGGGCAGGTGGTGAAGACGGGGACGGCCTCGCTCGACGTCCCGGTGACGCCCAACCAGCCCACCTCCTTCTCCTTCGAGGAGCGCGCCGCCTACGTGCGCGGCCCGGACGACCTGAAGGCGATGAGCGAGCGGGGCGGCTCGCTGCTGCTGGCGCTGCGCGGCACGCTGACGGTGCGCTCGGGCCAGCAGGTGGAGACGCTGCCGTTCGCCGCTTCGCGCTCGGTGCGGGTGCCTCGGCTGCCGGAGGTGGTGCTGGAGAGCATGGACGCGGCGCGCTACTCGGACACGGAGGTGGGCCTCACCTTCCGGGTGGGGGTGAAGAACCCCAACCCCTTCCCGCTGCGCCTGGACCAGCTCACCTATGAATTGCAGGTGAATGGCAAGTCGCTGGGCACCGGCCAGCTGACCAAGGCGGACACCGTGGACGCGTCCGCCACGGGCGTCTATCCGCTGGAGGCCTCGGTGTCGGCCGCCACGTGGGGCCCGGAGGTGAAGAAGCTCATCGCCAAGAACGTGCTCACCTACACGCTCGCGGGCCAGCTGAAGGGCCCGCTGCTCGAGCAGCCGTACTCGCTCATCGGGGACGTGCGGCTCAACGTCTCCAAGTAGCGGCCGGCTCCCGGTAGGCTTCGGCCGTGCCCATCTACCTGCTCGATCCCGAGGATCCGGAGGCCTTCCCCCCGCCCGAGAAGGCGGACCGCAGCGGCGTGCTGGCGGTGGGTGGCGACCTGAGCCCGGAGCGGCTGCTGTCCGCGTACTCGCGCGGCATCTTCCCCTGGCCCGTGGAGGGCCAGCCCCTGCTGTGGCACTCGCCGGATCCGCGCTTCGTGCTGGAGCCGGCGAAGCTCCACGTGGGCCGCAGCCTGCGCAAGACGATGAAGGCGGGCACCTACGAGGTGCGCTGGGACACGGCCTTCGCGGAGGTCATCGCCGCGTGCTCGGAGACGCCGCGGCCCGGCCAGGCGGGCACGTGGATCACCGACGAGATGCGCGAGGCGTACATCACGCTGCACCGGCTGGGCTTCGCGCACTCCATCGAGTCCTGGGAGGGAGGCCGGCTGAAGGGGGGCCTCTATGGCGTCTCGCTGGGCGCGGCCTTCTTCGGCGAGAGCATGTTCGCGCACGGGCCGGACGCCTCGAAGGTGGCCTTCGCGACGGCCGTGGAGCGCTTCGCACAGTGGGGCTTCCACTTCGTGGACTGCCAGGTGGAGACCGAGCACCTGGCCCGCTTCGGCGCCGAGCACTGGCCCCGCCGCCGCTTCCTCACCGCGCTGAAGAAGGCGCTCGGGGAGCCCACCCGCCGCGGGCCGTGGACCTGAGGCTCAGTCCGAGGCGGAGGCGCCCTCGCGGCTCCTGAGCTTCTGGGCACGCGCCTCGCGGAGGAGCTGTCGGGCCACCTCCTCGGCGGAGCGCGGCTTGCCACACTCCTCGGGCTTCACGTCCTGCATGTAGAGGACAGGCCTGGGCGCGCAGACGGGGACGTTCCGGGAGGGAGTGGCGAGCACCGCCTGGAGGAGCCGCTCCGCCTCGCTCCAGTCCTTCTCGTCCCTGGCGAGGAGGGCGAGCCGGAGCATGCCCTCGAGGAGCAGCGAGTCGGTGCCGAGCCGCCGGAGGATGCCCGACTCTTCCAGCCCCGCCACGCCGATGCTGTACAGCCGGGTGGCCAGCTCCCGGTCCTGGAGCTGCTCGGCCATCAGCCCGAGCATGATCAACGCCTCGGGACAGCCGCTGCGCAGCTCGCCCTCGGTGCTGGAGGGCAGCTCGAGCAGGGCCGCGCTCGCCTTTCCGGCCGAGCGCAACAGGCGCTCCAGGCTCCGCGCGGCCCGGGCGCGGGTCGGCTCGCCGGGGTCCGCGCAGAACGGCACCGTCTGCCAGAAGTCCTGGAGGGCCTCGAGCCCGTTCATCAACACGGGAAAAGCGCTCTGGGTGCGCAGCAGCTCATCGCGCTGGACGAGCGTCTCGGCGAGCTGCCTGGCGGTCCCTCCCTGCTCGTAGAGGTGCACGAGGGCGAACATCCGGGCGTATGGGGAGGGGTGGGGCTGCTCGAACATCTTCAAGGCGTAGGCCCCCGCCTCCTCGGGCATCCGACTGGAGAGCGCGCGGAGGATGGCGACGTCCCGCTCCGGCTCCGCGAAGGCGAGCCGGCGCAGGAACTGGAGGTCCAGCTCGGCGCCGGTGGAGCCCAGCGCCGTCACGGCGATGGGGAGGATGGCGCGCGGCGTCTTGGGATCGCCCAGCACATCCATCCAGAAGCGGGGAACCTCGTATATCACCTTCGAGCGGTCCTCCCGGGAGGTGCCCCAGAGCTCGTCCACGATGCGCAGGCGGGTGAGCGGATCCTCTTCCTGGCGGTACAGCTTGATGAGCTCCATCGGGGGCCTGGAGAGCACCGCGGGAAACCGGTCCATCTGCCCCAGGGAGGAGATCACGAAGGCGACGTACCGGGACTCGCGGGAGAAGCCGACCGGAGCCCCGACGGGGACCACGAAGGAGAAGGTGCTGCCCTCCACCTCCAGCTGGTCCGCCCACGCCTTGTCCCCGCATCGCTCCCAGTCGCGGGGGATCCGCGCGATCTCGGAGCGGGTCAGCACGTTCTCGAAGGGCCAGGAGCCGAGCGTCTCGCCGGCACTGCCATGAAGCACGAACTTCGCGCGAGGCCGGCTGATGACCAGGACGGCGGTCCCGTCATGGGAGATGAGGACGTCCTCGGAGGGCAGGAGCTGATCGACGGTGTGACTCCAGAGGACCTTCCCCGATCGCCGGTCCCGGAGGCCGAGCCGGGCGTCGGTGATGACCCCCGGTGCGGACTCCTTCATGCTCAGCTCGAAGCGTCCATCCGGCGAGCGCTTCGTCCAGGACTTGAGCTCCGGCGGACGGCACGCCAGCGCCACACGGGGCCCGATGAGGACCAGGACCGCCAGCACCAGGCACCAGGGCATCGAGCGTCGAGCCATGGCCCCGAGGCTAGCCTTGCTCGGTGAGCCCTGTCACGGCGCGGCCGGGTCGCCTTGTCGGCCGAAGCCGCCGGGCACCACGTAGACATAGATGGGGGTGCGGTACAGGTCATCGACCACGAGCGTGCGCAGCGGCTTCCAGCCTCGCAGCGCGAAGGTGTGGCTGAGGACGCGTGTGCCGGGAGACAGCTCCGCCAGCAGCTTGGGAGCCAGCCGGCTCATGGCGCCCGGGTAGAGGTAGGAGACGACGACCGCCGCGCCCGAGAACGAGGCCCGAAGGAAGTCCTGGCGCCGGAGCTCGAGGTTGGCGCGAGGCGCGAGGCGCTGACGCAGCCAGCAGAAGGCGAACGGGAGCGGAGACAGCTCGAAGGCCACCACCTTCGCCCGAGGGCAGCGGTCCGCCAGGGCGAAGGCGAGCGTCCCCCACCCGGCGCCGAGCTCGAGGATGGTGCCCTCGAGGTCCGGCTCGAGCAGGGGCAGCAGCTGGCGGCGGACCTTGCCCAGGGTGGGCATGGGGGAGATGCCGGTCCTCAGCGTATAGAGGACGATGGACAGCATCCCTCCGAGGAGGAGGGCCCCCAGGAGCAGGCCGAGCGCTCCCGTCACTTCGTCGGCGCCCCGCGCTTGCGCTTGCCGGGTGTCCGCGGCTCCTCGGTCGGTGCCGCCCCCGCGTCCACGGGCCCGGTGCCCGCGTCGGGTGTAGCCTCTGGCGTGAGGACCTTCACACGGTCCTCCAGCGGGACGCGGCCCACGGACTGGCGGAACAGCTCCCAGAGGGCGCGCCGGTGGGCCTCGGGGGTGGACGTCCCCTGAAGGACGATGCCCGCGCCGCTGTAGCGCGCCTCCAGCCCCAGCTCCTTCAAGCGGTCCGTCACGGCCGAGAGCTGCTCCTGGAGCATGGGCAGCTCGAAGGTGACCTCCAGCTCTCGCGCCAGCCAGGCATCCGTCTGGAAGAGGGACAGGAGGGCCTTGCGACAGGCGCTGTCCTTCACGGTGGCGAGGAGCAGGCGCTCGGAGCCCTCGTTGGCCTGGAGCCCGGGACAGGCCTTGCGGGCGGCGGCGAGCAGCTCCGGCGCGGGCTCGGGCGTGTGGCGGGAGCCCGGCGCGGTGACGACGAGGCGCCAGACGCCCATCTTGCCCTCGGCATAGAGGAGCATGAGGGTGCTCCCGGGGCGCTTGCCGGTGATGAGCAGCTCGTTGCTGCCGGAGAGCAGCTCCACGGTGGCCACGGAGGGGTCCTCCACGTCCACCCAGTCCACGGCGGTGAGCTTGTGGAAGCGGTCCGCCCCGGTCTCCACGGGAAAGACGAGGTCCACCGGCCATGCGAGGGCTTGCAGGGGCAGGAACAGGAGAGCGGCAAGCAGGACGCCCCCCAGCCCCGTCCTGAAGGGCACAGGTGCGAACATCGGGCCTCCGGCGAAGTGGTGTGACCCCTTAGCACAGGTTAAGAAGGGGGCTCCATGCCTACCTGGGCCCTCTGGGTCGCCTGTCTGGCCCTCTGCCTCCTGCGCGCGCTCGTCGCCGCCGCCGAGTCCGCTCTCTACGGTACGTCCGACATGCGGGCGCAGGAGCTGGCGGAGACGAACGGCCGTGCCGGAAAGCGGGTGCTGCGCCACAAGACGGAGCGCGAGGCCACCGCCACGGCGCTGCGCCTGGGCAGCGTGCTGAGCGGCTTCCTGGCCGCGGCGATCGGCGCCCTGGCGCCCCCGCGGATGCTGGACTTCAACCGCCTGGGAGACGACGCGTGGCTGCCGGTGGCCACGGTGACGGCGGGAGCGCTCTTCGTGGGCGTGCTGGCCAGCCTGATGGAAGTGACGATGCGCGGCCTGGCCAACGCGGGCGCGGATCGCTGGGCCCTGCGGCTATCGGGGCTCGTCTCGGTGCTGGTCATCCTGTTCTACCCGCCCATGCGGGTGCTGCTGGGGGTGCTCAACCTGATGGCGCGCACCTTCGGGCGCACGCTGCGCTTCGAGCCGCCCCCGCCGCCGCTGGAGGAGCTGGAGAAGCTGCTGACGGCGCAGGCGGCCAACAACGAGGTGGACAAGAGCGCCCCGCAGCTCATCCGCTCCATCTTCGAGCTGTCCGACAAGCGCTGTCGGGACGTGATGGTGCCGCGCACGGAGGTCATCACGGTGGAGATGTCCACCCAGCCCACGGAGGTGCTGCGGCTGTTGG harbors:
- a CDS encoding radical SAM protein → MIPLSRPPDVIWDVTYACPLRCTHCYSESGRRASRQLRHEEMLRVADALISLRPSSVQLSGGEPMLVKGLVQLAERFQQAGISVALYTSGWLMTPEIVPELFRVFSQIHVSVDGATARVHEAIRGRVGGFERAMRALTLLDAAAREERERTGRSVTFGVDCVVVRSNLHQLEAFCTDLVPRFPELKFLFFGVAIPSGLASRQGFAERELLTEEQRQRLMNPDFVGHLRSLVPPSVRIRVSDGMALQMHPEHLARGRAARYSMQVEPDGAVRGMAIYEGTVGSLLEEPAQVLWERVLARPHDPFVAETLSPVRTRQEWAEAVRRIDYHFGTEEVRARIDRRPEFPTPRPPITVLEPAVDWAKTSELPSVEPEHPALEASGLESKLELERPSLT
- a CDS encoding PhnD/SsuA/transferrin family substrate-binding protein — encoded protein: MSSLSPPIRFLIYPSLGEVKEHVRIEFFGRLLSQRAGRPIVVEVARTYEMVEQELAAGRVDMAWATAEQCNAFEPQAHAVLRAVRAGRLYYHAALICRADKPVTLESLKGTRAAWVAPLSTGGYLLARRHLEARGLVLEDVFAEQRFVGSYRNALLAVLHGEADVTSLFTTHPDEVTVRAGLAQRVGASEHLLTTFGYTEPTLSDGIILTRRLSEADAASMVAALTGLTQEGLQPLLGLFMIDGFALATQAQRPPALQAQRAEFLAAELDREERFLRLCASAGAVFGQDFHGREGQTLMQVLPAEAAAPLQALAREARHHGIAGRAEYRLETGGDSRLYAAEASPLSAAPGEPAPGTVLLVRDITEQHALETELYRLASFPLLHPEPMLELGQNGTLHYANPAAHKAFPDLMVLGSQHPLVGAAQAWLQREESGSSPPVVEVAKQHWELVVFSMEEAGVIRVFAKDVTARKQMEARLLHADRMAALGSLAARVGHEMNNPLAYLMANLSFAREEINRLRQALRTERREETLEEFDEVLEALTESWDGADRLRVIVQDLHLLVREPPTHRAWVDVQQVLEDSLKLVRNDLRHRARLEKDFQPVPLVEADEARLGQVFLNVLLNAVQAMSDRDAARNVLRVSTRASPAGEIIVEVQDTGVGMTPEVMARIFEPFFTTRPNALGMGLSVSHAIITSLGGTLRTESQPGVGTLITITLPPE
- a CDS encoding putative metallopeptidase — translated: MAPRRPNFNKALRALIRDIATRMPEFGHVRASRILVVAGEARRASRGTVKPLCFRGGKSTDRTGRRKPVIRIRGRRMLYCITLRPLFFRGSTAKARIETVIHELFHCSRRFDGTLHAGRRHDVLGKYFARRLRPLVRRYLKECPPELKAAFAHRGEVRVLQWLERPGSSYVPGHSRVRKVYTEDQLFYGIARMVTPKPRVAREAGARTPKLH
- a CDS encoding LEA type 2 family protein, giving the protein MKPSTLSKTLVPALLGALWLGCASAPARPETPPALTLQEATVPTQGLTEATVRYAGQVVSPVPGVIEKADYELVSDGQVVKTGTASLDVPVTPNQPTSFSFEERAAYVRGPDDLKAMSERGGSLLLALRGTLTVRSGQQVETLPFAASRSVRVPRLPEVVLESMDAARYSDTEVGLTFRVGVKNPNPFPLRLDQLTYELQVNGKSLGTGQLTKADTVDASATGVYPLEASVSAATWGPEVKKLIAKNVLTYTLAGQLKGPLLEQPYSLIGDVRLNVSK
- the aat gene encoding leucyl/phenylalanyl-tRNA--protein transferase; translation: MPIYLLDPEDPEAFPPPEKADRSGVLAVGGDLSPERLLSAYSRGIFPWPVEGQPLLWHSPDPRFVLEPAKLHVGRSLRKTMKAGTYEVRWDTAFAEVIAACSETPRPGQAGTWITDEMREAYITLHRLGFAHSIESWEGGRLKGGLYGVSLGAAFFGESMFAHGPDASKVAFATAVERFAQWGFHFVDCQVETEHLARFGAEHWPRRRFLTALKKALGEPTRRGPWT
- a CDS encoding tetratricopeptide repeat protein — protein: MARRSMPWCLVLAVLVLIGPRVALACRPPELKSWTKRSPDGRFELSMKESAPGVITDARLGLRDRRSGKVLWSHTVDQLLPSEDVLISHDGTAVLVISRPRAKFVLHGSAGETLGSWPFENVLTRSEIARIPRDWERCGDKAWADQLEVEGSTFSFVVPVGAPVGFSRESRYVAFVISSLGQMDRFPAVLSRPPMELIKLYRQEEDPLTRLRIVDELWGTSREDRSKVIYEVPRFWMDVLGDPKTPRAILPIAVTALGSTGAELDLQFLRRLAFAEPERDVAILRALSSRMPEEAGAYALKMFEQPHPSPYARMFALVHLYEQGGTARQLAETLVQRDELLRTQSAFPVLMNGLEALQDFWQTVPFCADPGEPTRARAARSLERLLRSAGKASAALLELPSSTEGELRSGCPEALIMLGLMAEQLQDRELATRLYSIGVAGLEESGILRRLGTDSLLLEGMLRLALLARDEKDWSEAERLLQAVLATPSRNVPVCAPRPVLYMQDVKPEECGKPRSAEEVARQLLREARAQKLRSREGASASD
- a CDS encoding class I SAM-dependent methyltransferase → MLSIVLYTLRTGISPMPTLGKVRRQLLPLLEPDLEGTILELGAGWGTLAFALADRCPRAKVVAFELSPLPFAFCWLRQRLAPRANLELRRQDFLRASFSGAAVVVSYLYPGAMSRLAPKLLAELSPGTRVLSHTFALRGWKPLRTLVVDDLYRTPIYVYVVPGGFGRQGDPAAP
- a CDS encoding pilus assembly protein N-terminal domain-containing protein, which translates into the protein MFAPVPFRTGLGGVLLAALLFLPLQALAWPVDLVFPVETGADRFHKLTAVDWVDVEDPSVATVELLSGSNELLITGKRPGSTLMLLYAEGKMGVWRLVVTAPGSRHTPEPAPELLAAARKACPGLQANEGSERLLLATVKDSACRKALLSLFQTDAWLARELEVTFELPMLQEQLSAVTDRLKELGLEARYSGAGIVLQGTSTPEAHRRALWELFRQSVGRVPLEDRVKVLTPEATPDAGTGPVDAGAAPTEEPRTPGKRKRGAPTK
- a CDS encoding hemolysin family protein yields the protein MPTWALWVACLALCLLRALVAAAESALYGTSDMRAQELAETNGRAGKRVLRHKTEREATATALRLGSVLSGFLAAAIGALAPPRMLDFNRLGDDAWLPVATVTAGALFVGVLASLMEVTMRGLANAGADRWALRLSGLVSVLVILFYPPMRVLLGVLNLMARTFGRTLRFEPPPPPLEELEKLLTAQAANNEVDKSAPQLIRSIFELSDKRCRDVMVPRTEVITVEMSTQPTEVLRLLAEENHSRIPVYRDDVDHIVGILHARDLIPLLQHPELIVLQDVIRPANFVPWMKPIGDLLREMQKKRIHMAMVVDEYGGFMGIVTLEDILREIVGDIGDEFEVDEKQVEKQSDGSFLVDAALEVEQFTQTFGFELPEGDFDTLGGFLSSLAGHLPDVGERFTYGGLQFTVAAKEGARIDRVRVVRLKASAATKEKDARGDGKAELASGDSRAEPATGEGRSEPPPTVKV